Proteins co-encoded in one Melanotaenia boesemani isolate fMelBoe1 chromosome 23, fMelBoe1.pri, whole genome shotgun sequence genomic window:
- the LOC121634340 gene encoding THAP domain-containing protein 5-like: MPRYCAVKLCRNRGGTASRQDNKRISFYPFPLQDKPRLQRWVDNMRREEWTPSRHQYLCSDHFTEDCFDIRWGIRYLKNTAVPTIFPADDHDDEKRFSTSRRSPMVKPSTSETDPELREFESPPSKRPLILRKACKTVQPNADNTVAEHSEVTFELPLVPDASITCQSNLPEIKTTEITSDTEVPTASCLALSPLSESHSEEQADSTMAVLCCDAPGPFSSQEEYMGTASLKAAMSHTIHFVPVETVKEKPSNIFLEDNRPSEGEHISVYEHSYCRPDTDRDQLWNKILCLHAKILELDRREESTVAKIHALENEIALLRKDGAVFKEKQKILEDYISTLLL; encoded by the exons ATGCCACGTTACTGTGCTGTTAAGCTTTGCCGAAACCGTGGGGGAACGGCATCAAGACAAGACAACAAAAGAATTAGCTTCTACCC TTTTCCCTTACAAGACAAGCCCAGGCTTCAGAGATGGGTGGATAACATGAGGCGGGAAGAGTGGACCCCAAGTCGACATCAGTATCTCTGCAGTGATCATTTTACAGAAGACTGCTTTGATATTCGATGGGGTATCCGTTACTTGAAGAACACAGCTGTACCCACTATTTTTCCTGCAGATGATCAT GATGATGAGAAGAGATTTAGCACCAGTAGAAGAAGCCCCATGGTCAAACCCAGCACTTCAGAGACTGACCCTGAGCTCAGAGAATTTGAATCTCCTCCCAGCAAGAGACCACTCATTTTGAGGAAAGCTTGCAAAACAGTCCAACCAAATGCAGACAATACTGTTGCAGAACACTCAGAGGTGACATTTGAACTCCCTCTGGTGCCAGATGCCAGCATCACTTGTCAATCAAATCTCCCAGAGATAAAAACTACAGAGATAACTAGTGACACTGAAGTGCCAACGGCATCCTGCCTTGCACTGTCGCCACTCAGTGAATCTCATTCTGAAGAGCAGGCTGACTCGACCATGGCTGTGTTGTGCTGCGACGCGCCGGGCCCTTTCTCCAGCCAGGAGGAATATATGGGAACAGCTTCCCTCAAAGCTGCAATGAGTCATACTATTCACTTTGTTCCTGTGGAAACAGTTAAGGAGAAACcctcaaatatatttttggaggACAACAGACCTAGTGAAGGAGAGCACATTTCTGTTTACGAACACTCGTACTGTAGACCGGACACTGACAGAGATCAGCTGTGGAACAAAATCTTATGTTTGCATGCAAAGATCTTGGAACTGGATCGCAGGGAGGAGAGCACTGTAGCTAAAATCCATGCTCTGGAAAACGAGATCGCCCTCCTGAGGAAGGATGGTGCTGTTTttaaagagaagcagaaaattTTAGAGGATTACATCTCAACTCTGTTGCTCTGA
- the avpr2l gene encoding arginine vasopressin receptor 2, like, translating into MSRIYTKMGGSINRPIKATDNDAAEHERFALIRAGVLGLVFVLATCGNLFFLFTLWKRRKRNTRTQLFLLHLCLADLVVAFFQVLPQFSIEITHRFRGTDFLCRSVKYLQVVGMFASAYMIVAMTIDRYHAVCTPMVSFLEGSFRRYISISAAWLISLAFSSPQLFIFSLQEVEVNQYDCWATFIEPWGSRIYISWITLAVFALPAVILLYCQMRICTTIYFNMKRKALQSGRTGTKGVSNAMLKTVKMTFVIIMAYTLCWSPFFVVQLWSAWSPSSAPTQGPIFVIIMLLASLNSCTNPWIYLYYS; encoded by the exons ATGTCAAGAATTTACACCAAAATGGGTGGCAGCATTAATAGACCCATAAAGGCAACGGATAATGATGCCGCTGAGCACGAGCGTTTTGCGCTCATCAGGGCTGGAGTTTTGGGGCTGGTTTTCGTGCTTGCAACATGTGGCAACCTTTTCTTCTTATTCACCCTctggaagaggagaaaaagaaacacaagaactcAGCTGTTCCTCTTGCACCTCTGCTTGGCGGACCTGGTGGTCGCCTTTTTCCAAGTCCTCCCGCAGTTTTCCATTGAAATTACGCACAGGTTCCGGGGGACAGATTTCCTCTGCCGCTCCGTCAAATACTTACAGGTGGTTGGAATGTTTGCCTCTGCGTACATGATAGTGGCTATGACCATAGACCGGTACCATGCTGTTTGTACGCCCATGGTTTCCTTCTTGGAGGGCTCGTTTAGAAGGTATATCTCCATAAGCGCAGCTTGGCTCATCTCTCTCGCCTTCAGCTCTCCGCAGCTCTTCATCTTCTCTCTCCAGGAGGTAGAAGTGAACCAGTACGACTGCTGGGCGACATTTATTGAGCCGTGGGGAAGCAGGATCTACATCAGCTGGATCACTCTGGCAGTCTTTGCCCTGCCTGCTGTAATTTTGCTCTACTGCCAAATGAGAATATGCACAACAATTTACTTCAACATGAAGAGAAAGGCTCTACAATCAGGGCGCACAGGCACGAAGGGGGTATCCAACGCAATGCTTAAGACTGTGAAGATGACTTTTGTTATTATAATGGCATACACGCTGTGTTGGAGTCCATTCTTTGTTGTACAATTATGGTCTGCCTGGAGTCCCAGTAGCGCACCTACACAAG GTCCAATATTTGTCATCATCATGCTGCTGGCCAGTCTCAACAGTTGTACCAACCCTTGGATATATCTCTACTatagctga
- the akap14 gene encoding A-kinase anchor protein 14 yields the protein MDLYPCDENYPAECSLLIKASLEKQRQTKKQMDSPAGSETDRLHWVSAKDFTVEVGKEQIEAYIQTWEIQSSWSHSLDFLFITEEEHTTFYHYRARFSNVTAQKPIQGTASVYFVVEVSKNTPQTLPVEVHFVMESNRLVHTPGKTRFTEKWLADIIESKALLRRTVNL from the coding sequence ATGGATCTATATCCATGTGACGAGAATTACCCAGCAGAGTGCTCTCTACTTATAAAAGCTTCTCTTGAGAAACAACGCCAAACAAAGAAGCAGATGGACAGCCCCGCTGGCAGCGAGACGGACAGACTTCACTGGGTTTCTGCCAAAGACTTCACAGTCGAAGTGGGAAAAGAGCAGATCGAGGCTTATATTCAAACATGGGAAATCCAGTCTTCCTGGTCTCACAGTTTGGATTTTCTCTTCATAACAGAGGAGGAGCACACCACCTTCTACCATTACCGGGCCCGTTTCAGCAACGTTACAGCGCAGAAGCCGATTCAGGGAACGGCCAGCGTCTACTTCGTCGTGGAAGTTTCCAAAAACACGCCACAAACTCTGCCAGTTGAGGTCCACTTTGTGATGGAGTCAAACAGACTTGTACATACTCCTGGAAAAACCAGGTTTACAGAGAAATGGCTCGCGGATATTATTGAGAGCAAGGCTTTGCTCCGAAGAACGGTGAACCTTTGA